From the Helianthus annuus cultivar XRQ/B chromosome 17, HanXRQr2.0-SUNRISE, whole genome shotgun sequence genome, the window GATGAATGGGTAGATTGAACATCAATTTTTATTAGTAATTAAATCTTCTCATATTAATCTTGAGATTGAGAAAAGTATACTGAACATCAAAAGTCAAAGTTCAACAATAAATTGAAAAAAATCAGTGGTAATTTGTAtagattaaataaatattttattaatatttgagATATTTATATCTTTTTGTTTGAAGTTCTCTAGGTCTGAAGCAGGGGTCACTCATGTTTTAGTAACCGGAGGCGCTGGCTATATCGGTTCCCATGCTACACTACGCCTTCTCAAAGACTCTTACCGTGTAACTATAGTGGTACGCCTCTACATTTTTATTAATCTTTCACCAATATTCAACTACAATACAAACTAAATTCGTATACTTGTGTTATAGGATAATCTCTCTCGTGGAAACATAGGTGCAGTCAAAGTTCTTCAAGAATTGTTTCCCGAACCCGGGAGACTTCAATTCATTTATGCTGATTTGGGAGATGCAAAAGCCGTATCCTACTAAACTTAACTATTattttctattattttttttGGTAACCGTGAGAACCTGTTAGGGAAAACTCACGGCCCCACCAATACCCTGCTAACCAGTAGGACCAAAGTATGCGTAAGATAAAACATGCATGTGTGACATGTTTGTTTCCTTGATAAAATACATTTCAGGTACACAAAATCTTTTCAGAAAATGCATTCGATGCGGTTATACATTTTGCAGCGGTTGCGTATGTTGGGGAGAGTACTCTTGATCCTTTAAAGTAAGTACGCactttatataattatttttgttaAACTTTTGTTGACTGGATTTAAAAAACGTGGCTAATTtcctatttttttattataattatgcAGGTATTATCACAATATTACATCGAATACGCTGGTGGTACTGGAGGCTATGGCCGCACATAATGTTAATACTTTGATATATTCGAGCACATGTGCGACTTATGGAGAGCCTGAGAAGATGCCGATTACCGAAGGAACTCCTCAGGTACCGTACCATGGGCTTTTATGTAATTTCATTTTGTTAGGTGTAATATTATGTTGTCTCCCTTAATACCTTGTTTTTATGTGTTATAGAACCCAATTAATCCGTATGGGAAAGCCAAAAAGATGTCAGAAGATATTATTCTGGATTTCCATAAAAATTCAGACATGGCGGTCATGATTTTAAGGTTTGATTTGACACAtaatttatttatgtttatttgacTAGGATCACATTCGTTTTAGAATCAATAATATGTTGAGAAGCGCATAATGCACTTATATTTAATGCATAAAAGATATGGCTGcaacttgttcgtgtttgtttgttaaggaaattatgtgttcacaaactgttcatgaacacttacggAACGGGATtttctgttcatgttcgttcattaaggaaatgaacgtgttcgtgttcgtttgtgtttgttcgttaagTTTAGGTAAAGAACGCAAATAAaagttcatgaacacaaatgggcgttcatgaacataaatgagcACAAACGAACGTTTATAAGCACAAATGAACACAACAAAAAGGAACATGTTTTACATTTTGATAAAATCAGTGTCTTTCATCACAAATATTACGTAGATGATCCACCCACAGTATACAAACCTAACAtctatttaataatttaaattaaatacaatacactaatatttattaaatattttattagtgggaattttgaagtatgtaaatataaaaattaaaacccCAATGAAATATCGAACTcaaaacgaacataaacaaacgagtGTGACCTCTGTTCATGTTAGTTCATTTAACTTAATGAACGGATTTTTGTgatcgtgttcgttcatttattaaatgaacaaacacaaaacgaacttcccaccgaacggTTCGCCGACTGTTcagttcatttgcagccctaatAAAAGATGCTCGGAAGTAGTGGGACAGAGAAACATAACTATCTTGTGTGTCACATTTAAAGCAAGAGGTGCAAATGCATTATGTTTGTGGTTCTCTTCGTTCCCAACATATAATGGTTCTGAAACGAACGCCCTTTTTTACTATTCATCATATTTCTAAAATGTTcttcaataaataaataaatgtcaGATACTTTAATGTGATTGGGTCGGACCCTGATGGAAGATTAGGTGAAGCACCAAGACCAGAATTGCGTGAGCATGGAAGAATATCAGGTGCATGCTTCGATGCGGCCCGTGGAATTACTAATGGACTCAAGGTAATGTTCTTTTTGATAATTACTTGTACTTTGATATGTATATTATTTAGAGTTTAGTAAGAATAAGATTTTGATATTGATTATGTGATTTAGGTTCGAGGAACCGACTATAAAACCCCAGATGGAACATGCATACGGGACTATATCGATGTTACTGATTTAGTTGATGCTCATGTAAAAGCACTTGAAAATGCGAAACCCGGGCATGTTGGTATTTACAATGTTGGTACAGGAAAAGGTAGATATTTTATCTCATATTTGAGGTGTCATATTGGGTGGGTCAGGTGGATCGGGTAAGGGGTTAAgatgggttcgggtcaaaattGGTACTTTTTGTAGGTTCCAAAATGTGCCCGCTTGGGTAACTTTTAGTTTTTAAAgatgatttttcattttttcaaaTATGATTTTGTAAAATATAGGGGCAATTTCGTATATACCTTTGGAATGTGGGTATATCATATTTAGTTATTTACAACTCGAAAAATTAAAATCATTCACACCTAATCAAAATACTTCAATTTTTCATATTTACGTATTCCGCTAAATAGTAaataccatatatatatatatatataatatgaccATTTATACTCTTCTTGTTCTCCTTTCACTCCAAAGTCAGACGTCTCGTATACTAATGCAAGTTTTGACGGAAGGTTATTAAGTCTTAAATTAAAAAATGAGTATATTTGATATGATCTTATGTTAGGTTAGGTAAATATGATATATAAAATTATCCTAAAGATATATATTATTTCAACGACAATTTGACctgttaaaataaaaataaacagaattggtttatttattattagtgaATGGATCGAAACTGACGCATATTGTAAGCCTGGTTATGTTAAACATGTCATTTTgttaataatttatttatttattttggtttTAATAGGAAGATCAGTTAAAGAATTTGTGGAAGCTTGCAAGAAGGCAACAGGGGAACCAATCAAAGTAGAGTATCTGCCACGTAGACCCGGCGACTATGCTGAGGTGTTCAGCGACCCGTCAAAAATACTCCGTGAACTCAACTGGTCAGCGCAGTTTACTA encodes:
- the LOC110920876 gene encoding probable UDP-arabinose 4-epimerase 3; protein product: MLNFNKPRSQPRPPRSYALGGVDHTEPIKKKGFVRKIVFAFALTALCIFMLKQSPTFKSPSPFSRSEAGVTHVLVTGGAGYIGSHATLRLLKDSYRVTIVDNLSRGNIGAVKVLQELFPEPGRLQFIYADLGDAKAVHKIFSENAFDAVIHFAAVAYVGESTLDPLKYYHNITSNTLVVLEAMAAHNVNTLIYSSTCATYGEPEKMPITEGTPQNPINPYGKAKKMSEDIILDFHKNSDMAVMILRYFNVIGSDPDGRLGEAPRPELREHGRISGACFDAARGITNGLKVRGTDYKTPDGTCIRDYIDVTDLVDAHVKALENAKPGHVGIYNVGTGKGRSVKEFVEACKKATGEPIKVEYLPRRPGDYAEVFSDPSKILRELNWSAQFTNLEKSLQVAWKWQKSHRDGYGPTKALF